One Bdellovibrionales bacterium DNA window includes the following coding sequences:
- a CDS encoding cold-shock protein: MAQGTVKWFNATKGYGFVQPEAGGQDVFVHISAVERAGLRELREGQKVSFELATERGKTSAANLQVIEG; this comes from the coding sequence ATGGCTCAAGGTACAGTAAAATGGTTCAACGCCACTAAAGGCTACGGCTTCGTTCAACCAGAAGCAGGCGGTCAGGACGTTTTTGTTCACATCAGCGCCGTTGAACGCGCCGGTCTTCGCGAGCTTCGCGAAGGTCAAAAAGTCAGCTTCGAGCTGGCAACAGAGCGCGGCAAGACTTCGGCTGCGAACCTTCAGGTTATCGAAGGCTAA